One Triticum dicoccoides isolate Atlit2015 ecotype Zavitan chromosome 5B, WEW_v2.0, whole genome shotgun sequence genomic window carries:
- the LOC119308676 gene encoding puromycin-sensitive aminopeptidase isoform X2 — protein sequence MARRLIRPAAAYQGCGLVKAGFLGVVSPLHYQRLPYSSSKRGSPGNKYSGCLANLKKEGSHWTGTRSNLLLSLHSSKFVSKRTACLIATGPSPAATEEPEMDLPKEIFLKDYKKPDYLFDTVDLEFQLGDEKTMVTSKIAVSPGNEGTSSPLALHGCDLKLLSIKINGTELKSDKYTVDPRHLTILTPPAGVFNMEIVTEIYPQLNTSLEGLYRSTGNFCTQCEAEGFRKITYFQDRPDVMAKYTCRIEGDKTLYPVLLSNGNLIEQGDLEGGKHYALWEDPFKKPCYLFALVAGQLECREDSFVTCSGRKVTLRIWTPAQDLPKTSHAMYSLKEAMKWDEEVFGLEYDLDLFNIVVVPDFNMGAMENKSLNVFQSRLVLASPEAATDGDYAAILGVIGHEYFHNWTGNRVTCRDWFQLTLKEGLTVFRDQEFSSDLGCRTVKRIADVSKLRSYQFPQDAGPMAHPIRPLSYIKMDNFYTVTVYEKGAEVVRMYKTMFGASGFRKGMDLYFQRHDGQAVTCEDFYAAMCDANNAHLPNFLQWYSQAGTPTVKVTSSYDEGSQAFSLKLSQEVPPTPGQPMKEPMFIPVAVGLVDSTGKDMPLTSIYSDGMVQTLSNDGHPIFTTVLQFKKKEEEFIFNNVPERPVPSLLRGYSAPIRLDSDLTESDLYFLLANDSDEFNRWEAGQILARKLMFSLVADFQQQKTLALNTKFVDGLRAILRSTSLDKEFIAKAITLPGQGEIMDMMSIADPDAVHAVRTFIKKELAFQLKDDLLAAVTSNRSSEAYAFNHDSVARRALKNTCLAYLASLNEPDVTELALNEYKSATNMTEQFAALAALSQNPGQVREDALLDFYNKWQQDYLVVSKWFALQATSDIPGNVANVQKLLAHPAFDMRNPNKVYSLIGGFCGSPVSFHAKDGSGYKFLGEVVLQLDKINPQVASRMVSAFSRWRRYDETRQALAKAQLEMIISANGLSENVYEIALKSLAA from the exons TATCAAAGATTGCCTTACTCCTCTTCAAAGAGAGGTTCCCCAGGGAATAAGTACTCTGGCTGCCTCGCTAATTTAAAAAAGGAG GGTTCACACTGGACAGGAACAAGGTCCAATCTTTTGTTGTCGTTACAT AGTTCAAAGTTTGTCAGCAAGAGGACAGCTTGTTTGATTGCAACAGGGCCATCTCCTGCTGCAACTGAAGAACCAGAGATGGACCTTCCAAAGGAGATATTCTTGAAAGACTACAAAAAACCTGACTACTTGTTTGACACG GTGGATTTAGAATTTCAACTTGGTGATGAAAAGACCATGGTTACTTCTAAAATAGCTGTATCTCCAGGCAATGAAG GCACCTCATCTCCACTCGCTCTTCATGGATGTGATCTAAAGCTGTTATCAATCAAAATCAATGGCACAGAGCTGAAG AGTGACAAGTATACAGTTGATCCACGCCATCTGACGATTTTGACACCACCTGCTGGTGTATTCAACATGGAAATTGTTACGGAGATTTATCCTCAGCTCAACACATCTTTGGAG GGTCTGTACAGGTCGACTGGTAATTTTTGCACCCAATGTGAAGCAGAAGGATTCCGGAAAATTACCTACTTTCAG GATCGCCCGGACGTGATGGCAAAATATACTTGTCGTATTGAAGGTGATAAAACTCTGTATCCGGTGTTGTTGTCTAATGGCAATCTTATCGAACAGGGTGATCTTGAG GGTGGAAAGCATTACGCACTATGGGAGGACCCATTCAAGAAACCATGCTACTTGTTTGCGCTAGTTGCTGGTCAGTTGGAGTGCCGGGAGGACTCATTTGTTACATGTTCTGGCCGCAAAGTTACACTTCGAATTTGGACTCCTGCTCAAGATTTGCCAAAAACATCACATGCTATGTATTCTCTTAAAGAAGCTATGAAATGGGATGAGGAG GTTTTTGGTCTTGAATATGATCTTGATTTGTTCAACATTGTTGTTGTTCCTGATTTCAATAT GGGAGCAATGGAAAACAAGAGCTTGAAC GTATTTCAATCTAGACTTGTGCTAGCATCACCAGAAGCTGCCACTGATGGTGATTATGCTGCAATTTTGGGTGTCATTGGACATGAG TATTTCCACAACTGGACTGGGAATAG AGTGACTTGCCGTGATTGGTTCCAACTAACGTTGAAAGAAGGACTAACTGTCTTCAGGGATCAG GAATTCTCATCAGATCTTGGCTGTCGCACAGTAAAGCGAATAGCTGATGTCTCTAAACTTAGATCCTATCAATTCCCTCAG GATGCTGGGCCTATGGCACATCCTATTCGCCCCCTTTCATATATCAAG ATGGACAACTTCTATACCG TCACG GTTTACGAAAAG GGTGCTGAAGTCGTCAGGATGTACAAGACAATGTTTGGAGCTTCAGGGTTTCGAAAG GGCATGGATCTTTACTTCCAAAGGCATGATGGACAAGCCGTGACTTGTGAAGACTTTTACGCAGCCATGTGTGATGCAAATAATGCACACTTGCCGAACTTCTTACAATG GTACTCTCAAGCAGGTACACCTACTGTAAAGGTAACTTCGTCATATGATGAAGGTTCCCAGGCATTCTCTTTGAAATTAAG TCAAGAAGTGCCACCTACCCCTGGCCAACCGATGAAAGAGCCAATGTTCATACCTGTTGCTGTTGGACTTGTTGATTCGACCGGAAAAGATATGCCCCTGACTTCCATCTACAGTGACGGAATGGTCCAAACACTCTCTAACGATGGTCATCCAATCTTCACCACAGTGCTTCAGTTTAAGAAG AAGGAGGAAGAGTTTATATTTAATAATGTACCTGAGAGACCAGTTCCTTCCTTGTTGAGGGGATACAGTGCTCCCATCCGTCTTGATTCTGATCTGACCGAGAGTGACTTATATTTCTTACTTGCCAATGATTCAGATGAATTTAACAG ATGGGAAGCAGGTCAAATATTGGCACGCAAATTGATGTTCAGTCTTGTGGCTGACTTCCAACAACAGAAAACACTGGCGCTAAATACAAAATTTGTTGATGGACTTAGAGCAATCCTGCGAAGCACAAGCTTGGATAAA GAATTCATTGCAAAAGCAATAACTCTGCCTGGTCAAGGTGAGATTATGGATATGATGTCAATTGCAGATCCTGATGCAGTTCATGCTGTCCGGACCTTTATTAAGAAAGAACTCGCCTTTCAACTCAAGGACGATCTTCTCGCAGCT GTaacaagcaacagaagttctgaagCTTATGCATTTAACCATGATAGCGTGGCTCGCCGTGCGTTGAAAAATACATGTCTCG CTTATCTTGCATCCCTGAATGAGCCAGATGTCACTGAACTTGCATTAAATGAATACAAGTCTGCTACTAACATGACCGAGCAGTTTGCTGCATTAGCAGCATTGTCTCAAAATCCAGGTCAAGTCCGTGAGGATGCCCTTTTGGACTTCTATAACAAATGGCAGCAAGATTATTTG GTTGTAAGCAAGTGGTTTGCTCTTCAAGCTACCTCGGACATTCCTGGAAATGTAGCCAATGTTCAAAAGTTACTGGCTCATCCTGCTTTTGACATGCGGAATCCGAACAAG GTATACTCCTTAATTGGAGGATTTTGTGGGTCACCTGTGAGTTTTCACGCGAAAGATGGTTCTGGCTACAAGTTCTTGGGTGAAGTTGTCTTACAGCTCGACAAAATAAATCCTCAG GTGGCATCCCGCATGGTGTCAGCGTTCTCTCGATGGAGGAGATATGATGAGACCAGACAAGCTCTTGCTAAG GCCCAGCTGGAGATGATCATCTCAGCCAATGGACTCTCTGAAAATGTCTATGAGATAGCTTTGAAAAGTTTGGCAGCTTAG
- the LOC119308676 gene encoding puromycin-sensitive aminopeptidase isoform X1: MARRLIRPAAAYQGCGLVKAGFLGVVSPLHYQRLPYSSSKRGSPGNKYSGCLANLKKEGSHWTGTRSNLLLSLHSSKFVSKRTACLIATGPSPAATEEPEMDLPKEIFLKDYKKPDYLFDTVDLEFQLGDEKTMVTSKIAVSPGNEAGTSSPLALHGCDLKLLSIKINGTELKSDKYTVDPRHLTILTPPAGVFNMEIVTEIYPQLNTSLEGLYRSTGNFCTQCEAEGFRKITYFQDRPDVMAKYTCRIEGDKTLYPVLLSNGNLIEQGDLEGGKHYALWEDPFKKPCYLFALVAGQLECREDSFVTCSGRKVTLRIWTPAQDLPKTSHAMYSLKEAMKWDEEVFGLEYDLDLFNIVVVPDFNMGAMENKSLNVFQSRLVLASPEAATDGDYAAILGVIGHEYFHNWTGNRVTCRDWFQLTLKEGLTVFRDQEFSSDLGCRTVKRIADVSKLRSYQFPQDAGPMAHPIRPLSYIKMDNFYTVTVYEKGAEVVRMYKTMFGASGFRKGMDLYFQRHDGQAVTCEDFYAAMCDANNAHLPNFLQWYSQAGTPTVKVTSSYDEGSQAFSLKLSQEVPPTPGQPMKEPMFIPVAVGLVDSTGKDMPLTSIYSDGMVQTLSNDGHPIFTTVLQFKKKEEEFIFNNVPERPVPSLLRGYSAPIRLDSDLTESDLYFLLANDSDEFNRWEAGQILARKLMFSLVADFQQQKTLALNTKFVDGLRAILRSTSLDKEFIAKAITLPGQGEIMDMMSIADPDAVHAVRTFIKKELAFQLKDDLLAAVTSNRSSEAYAFNHDSVARRALKNTCLAYLASLNEPDVTELALNEYKSATNMTEQFAALAALSQNPGQVREDALLDFYNKWQQDYLVVSKWFALQATSDIPGNVANVQKLLAHPAFDMRNPNKVYSLIGGFCGSPVSFHAKDGSGYKFLGEVVLQLDKINPQVASRMVSAFSRWRRYDETRQALAKAQLEMIISANGLSENVYEIALKSLAA; the protein is encoded by the exons TATCAAAGATTGCCTTACTCCTCTTCAAAGAGAGGTTCCCCAGGGAATAAGTACTCTGGCTGCCTCGCTAATTTAAAAAAGGAG GGTTCACACTGGACAGGAACAAGGTCCAATCTTTTGTTGTCGTTACAT AGTTCAAAGTTTGTCAGCAAGAGGACAGCTTGTTTGATTGCAACAGGGCCATCTCCTGCTGCAACTGAAGAACCAGAGATGGACCTTCCAAAGGAGATATTCTTGAAAGACTACAAAAAACCTGACTACTTGTTTGACACG GTGGATTTAGAATTTCAACTTGGTGATGAAAAGACCATGGTTACTTCTAAAATAGCTGTATCTCCAGGCAATGAAG CAGGCACCTCATCTCCACTCGCTCTTCATGGATGTGATCTAAAGCTGTTATCAATCAAAATCAATGGCACAGAGCTGAAG AGTGACAAGTATACAGTTGATCCACGCCATCTGACGATTTTGACACCACCTGCTGGTGTATTCAACATGGAAATTGTTACGGAGATTTATCCTCAGCTCAACACATCTTTGGAG GGTCTGTACAGGTCGACTGGTAATTTTTGCACCCAATGTGAAGCAGAAGGATTCCGGAAAATTACCTACTTTCAG GATCGCCCGGACGTGATGGCAAAATATACTTGTCGTATTGAAGGTGATAAAACTCTGTATCCGGTGTTGTTGTCTAATGGCAATCTTATCGAACAGGGTGATCTTGAG GGTGGAAAGCATTACGCACTATGGGAGGACCCATTCAAGAAACCATGCTACTTGTTTGCGCTAGTTGCTGGTCAGTTGGAGTGCCGGGAGGACTCATTTGTTACATGTTCTGGCCGCAAAGTTACACTTCGAATTTGGACTCCTGCTCAAGATTTGCCAAAAACATCACATGCTATGTATTCTCTTAAAGAAGCTATGAAATGGGATGAGGAG GTTTTTGGTCTTGAATATGATCTTGATTTGTTCAACATTGTTGTTGTTCCTGATTTCAATAT GGGAGCAATGGAAAACAAGAGCTTGAAC GTATTTCAATCTAGACTTGTGCTAGCATCACCAGAAGCTGCCACTGATGGTGATTATGCTGCAATTTTGGGTGTCATTGGACATGAG TATTTCCACAACTGGACTGGGAATAG AGTGACTTGCCGTGATTGGTTCCAACTAACGTTGAAAGAAGGACTAACTGTCTTCAGGGATCAG GAATTCTCATCAGATCTTGGCTGTCGCACAGTAAAGCGAATAGCTGATGTCTCTAAACTTAGATCCTATCAATTCCCTCAG GATGCTGGGCCTATGGCACATCCTATTCGCCCCCTTTCATATATCAAG ATGGACAACTTCTATACCG TCACG GTTTACGAAAAG GGTGCTGAAGTCGTCAGGATGTACAAGACAATGTTTGGAGCTTCAGGGTTTCGAAAG GGCATGGATCTTTACTTCCAAAGGCATGATGGACAAGCCGTGACTTGTGAAGACTTTTACGCAGCCATGTGTGATGCAAATAATGCACACTTGCCGAACTTCTTACAATG GTACTCTCAAGCAGGTACACCTACTGTAAAGGTAACTTCGTCATATGATGAAGGTTCCCAGGCATTCTCTTTGAAATTAAG TCAAGAAGTGCCACCTACCCCTGGCCAACCGATGAAAGAGCCAATGTTCATACCTGTTGCTGTTGGACTTGTTGATTCGACCGGAAAAGATATGCCCCTGACTTCCATCTACAGTGACGGAATGGTCCAAACACTCTCTAACGATGGTCATCCAATCTTCACCACAGTGCTTCAGTTTAAGAAG AAGGAGGAAGAGTTTATATTTAATAATGTACCTGAGAGACCAGTTCCTTCCTTGTTGAGGGGATACAGTGCTCCCATCCGTCTTGATTCTGATCTGACCGAGAGTGACTTATATTTCTTACTTGCCAATGATTCAGATGAATTTAACAG ATGGGAAGCAGGTCAAATATTGGCACGCAAATTGATGTTCAGTCTTGTGGCTGACTTCCAACAACAGAAAACACTGGCGCTAAATACAAAATTTGTTGATGGACTTAGAGCAATCCTGCGAAGCACAAGCTTGGATAAA GAATTCATTGCAAAAGCAATAACTCTGCCTGGTCAAGGTGAGATTATGGATATGATGTCAATTGCAGATCCTGATGCAGTTCATGCTGTCCGGACCTTTATTAAGAAAGAACTCGCCTTTCAACTCAAGGACGATCTTCTCGCAGCT GTaacaagcaacagaagttctgaagCTTATGCATTTAACCATGATAGCGTGGCTCGCCGTGCGTTGAAAAATACATGTCTCG CTTATCTTGCATCCCTGAATGAGCCAGATGTCACTGAACTTGCATTAAATGAATACAAGTCTGCTACTAACATGACCGAGCAGTTTGCTGCATTAGCAGCATTGTCTCAAAATCCAGGTCAAGTCCGTGAGGATGCCCTTTTGGACTTCTATAACAAATGGCAGCAAGATTATTTG GTTGTAAGCAAGTGGTTTGCTCTTCAAGCTACCTCGGACATTCCTGGAAATGTAGCCAATGTTCAAAAGTTACTGGCTCATCCTGCTTTTGACATGCGGAATCCGAACAAG GTATACTCCTTAATTGGAGGATTTTGTGGGTCACCTGTGAGTTTTCACGCGAAAGATGGTTCTGGCTACAAGTTCTTGGGTGAAGTTGTCTTACAGCTCGACAAAATAAATCCTCAG GTGGCATCCCGCATGGTGTCAGCGTTCTCTCGATGGAGGAGATATGATGAGACCAGACAAGCTCTTGCTAAG GCCCAGCTGGAGATGATCATCTCAGCCAATGGACTCTCTGAAAATGTCTATGAGATAGCTTTGAAAAGTTTGGCAGCTTAG